Genomic window (Dasypus novemcinctus isolate mDasNov1 chromosome 10, mDasNov1.1.hap2, whole genome shotgun sequence):
GACCGCCCCCGCGTGGACGCCCCGGGCCACTACCCGAGCCCAGCCCATCGCTGGGTTCCTTGGCCCCGCCCTTCAGCGCCCGCGGCTCCGCCCCCGGCCCTGGAGCCCCGCCTTCGCCTGAACTAGACCCCTTTTCCGGAACCGCAGCCCCGCCACTCACAggctgaagccccacccccagcacctgAGCTCCCTCCCCCTTGGTCTCCGAACCCGAGGCCCCGCCTTCCACCTGCCCCAGCTCCTCCTCCAAGCGCCAGATCCTGCCCCTCACCGGCCCTGGCTCCGCCCCCAGCCGCGTAGCCCCGCCTTCCGCTGGCACCAGCTCCGCGGCTCCGCCCTTCTCGGGTCCACCGGCCGCCCCGAAGCCCGGGGCTCCACCCCTCGAGGCGTGAGATCCCGCCCCTTGCGGCATCCCCAAGCCGCTCCAAACCCGAACCCCAATTTCCTCGTCACCTATCCGTCGTGAACGCTCGGAGCCCCGGCCCACTCctgcccggctcggcccggccTGCCCTCTGGCACCCCGGCTCCCCCCAGCCTGGGCTGTGGCCCCCGCTCACCTCCTTGCCGCGCCCCCGGAGTCCACCCTAGTCGTGCGGCCGCCTTTGCGCACGCGCGTGGTCCTCGCTCCCAGGCCGGGCCACGCCGCCCTCCCTCATTGGCCCATGCGAAACCCGCTGCCACGAGCTCGGCGGGCGGGGAGTCTCCACTGGCTCCGCCTTCCAGAGGCCGCGTGACCTAGCGTCACTTCCGGGGAGGAGGCGGCGGGTAAGGTTAGATGAAAGTGACTTCCGAAAGGCCTGAAGGCACTTCCGGCCGGGGTGAAGTTACGGTCATTCTGTCTTGGGCTCTCTGCGGTGGTCCTGAGGCGCCATTTTCTGTCGCCCCCGTCTGCCCACGGGCCGCTTCATGGTCTGCAAAACTTATTGTACAAAGAGCGCGGTCTTCAGAGTTGCGCTTGGGTTTGGATCCGGGTTCTGCCACTCACTGGCTATGTGACCTTGAGTAAGATTCTTGGCCTGGTTAAATGTGGCTCCCCTGGAACAAGGGCTTCGTTAACACCCACTCCAGGGGGCCCTTCTTGTGTTGAACCCACGACGTGCAGGGAacgttctttccttttctcttagcACTCAGGCTGATATGTACCTGCTACTTACTGACTACTGAGTCATGACTGTGACCGTCTGGCTGGGCCTGCTCCCCCCCATCAGACTGATTTTCAGGTGCCCCAGCACCTACCAGTGCCCAGGAAACATCTGTCAACTGTAGTAAAGAAAGTGCAGTGGGAGGCAGCAAAACCGAAGTTGAGGGTTAGGCAAACAGTCAACTTGAGGTCAAGGCCCAAGGTCAGTTAGCTTTTCTGAGCCTATACTCTCAATTGCAAAAGGTCGACCTCAGAACCGAGGATTAAATAAGGTGCCCTTGAAGCATTGTTTATGTCTGGTCGGGCTGGTGGGCTCAGAAGTTGGTAGCTCCAAGGCCCCTAACCCTCATCTGTCTCACTCTAATTGGCCTGTGGCGTGATCAGACATCAAGGCTGAGAAAATGACTTGAAAAGAGTAATCATTGTCTCCAGGAATTGTACTCTCACTTTTAACACCACTCCCGCCCCTGGCCCAAGATCACTACCATCCCCTCCAGTCTAATACGCCAGAGAAAGTTTCTCTTAGGGTGGCAGCCTTGGGGTAATgtctgtctctggggtcctggtGAATATCCTTTCTGCACGCAGAAGACAAGCTCTGGGTCTTGGAGGCAGTGTGATGTACACATTCACGCCCAAACCAGCCAGATTGGACAGTGACAAACAATGACACAGGCAGggacagttccttccatctcttTTATCAGGGTGGGAGATCATAGTCCTCGTACCAAAACCCAAATCCCATTACTTGTAGAGAATTGGGGTATTCttagtgggggagggaggagcccaTTGCAAGAGGCTCCCTTGCACACGTTAAAAACAGAAGGAATCTCATTCTCCCCCATATTGGTACTCGATCCCTCTCGATGCCTTCACGTCTCCTCATCCAATTGTGACCACCATGTTGGATGGCATTCTTAGGGGAACAAGGGATAGGAAGAGAGGCCCTCTGACAGGCCCAGGTCCTGAAGCAGCTTTGGCCCCGGCTGAGGTCTTGGGGGCTAGGCTGTTCTCGCCAGGCTCCCCTCTTGTCTCCCTCTGGAGTGTGGCTTGTGAGGCAAGTGGCCCTGCTGAGTCTGAAAAGCAATGTGTCACCTTCGCAGCTTCCGGCACCTGAAGGGGGGGAAGAAGGTTCAGTCCCAGATCCTTTGGAGTCACCCCCTCATTACCTCCTGTCAATCACTTTCTCTCCGAAGGTTCCCAAGAAGCCCCAAATGACTCGAGGCTACCCCATGGCCTTGCTGTGGAATAGCACCCAAAAACAGGAACAACAGGGACAGCAGACTGGGTTCCACAAGACCCATAAAGCCTGGTCTCTCAAAGCCCATGAAGTGGGACCAGGGTCTACCCCAAGGGTTTCTGGGAAGGCCCAGAGCTTTGCAAACTAGGATGCTGTCCCCACATTTTCTACTCTGGTCAGATGTCTCCTCCTCCAGGAGACGTCTTTGAGTGCTTGACAGTGTGGTCAGGTGTTTCTCATGCACCCCTCGCCATCCTCAGCCAGCATCACCTGCTCTCGGGTTGCACTCCCACCTTAGAATTTGAGCCTTGTTATGCTGGCCCCAGTGCCAGCAGTCGCTCAGTAAGTATTGGTTCAACACGCTCAAGAGCTTCCCCCTTCCCTGGCTCCTCTCCCACTGGCAGGTTCTCCCTGGAGCTGCTCCAGAGCAAGGTCTTGACCCTTTCCCGAGACCCATCAGCAAACCTGCAGGTGTCTGGGTTGAGCTCTAAGCCCCGCCCTTGGCAATGGAGGAAGCTGCGGCGTCGACAGCGACAGCGGCAGGTCCGGGGGTCAGGGCGCTGGCGGCGCTGGGAGCAGCGtgggcagaggggcctgaggCTGGAGTGGGATGGGTGATGTCAGCTGGGGAGGGTGCTCCGGGGACAGAGTCCCAGCCCGGAACAGAGCGGGGCTGGGGGCGGTGGTGGGGAGTGGAAACCCTAGGAGGAGAAGCAACATGTCCGGGGTGGGAAGGAAGAGTCTTCCCAGGAGCTGGGTCAGAGCAGAGGAAAAGGGGGGAGAGGACACAagtggaaggagggagagggagaggggaccATGGGCTCCTGACACACTCGTACACCTCCGCCCCACCCACACAGTACATCCTGGGCGCTGGGTCTGGGCTCCACCCCCACCTTAGTGGGAGCCCAGGATGCTCACCTGTCCGGCTTCACagcactctcttttttttttggtctgaaaaTTAAGAGAACAGACAgacagaaggaggaggaggatcaGGAAATCCAAGCACCCCACTCTCTTGCCCCAGCTCCCAGGCCTACCCCTGGCCCTGCTCCCAGCACCCTGGTCCCCACCCCCGTGTACCACCATGCCCAGCACCCCACGCCTGGCCTCTGTGGGTGCCGAGGCCGGGCCTGGCTGGCACCTGCATTCACACTGGCTGTGCTCTTCCAGAGACATCTCCCCCAGCTGGCTGCTCGGGTACCGGATCATGAGGATCTGCGCTCCAGAGACCGGCAGGGAGACAGAGGgcgagaggaagagaaagcagagaatGGCCTGGACCTTGGCTGCCAACACCCCCGCCTCCTGCAGCCCCCCGTCTCTGGGCTGGCCCAGCGCCCAGGGCCCCCGCATCCCCCCTCGCAGGGCCCATTCCCCTTGAAACGGTACCTGCATTCGGACTTGGTGCTGCCCAGTGGGCACGCACTCCAGGCCGTCGTCAGGGCAGCAGCCGCCGCAGCGGTTCACGGTcacacagctgggcaccagctgCTTGGCCATGGTGCCCACAAGTTCCACGGTCAGGGGCACCACCACCTCCCGTGGCTGGCAGGTGGCGCGGGTGTACACGTCTATCCATGACACCACTGCGGGGGCAGACGAGGAAGGGTTCAGTTCCCACCCGGTTTCTTGCAGCTGCTTTCGGGTCCCCCTACTCCTCCCTCCAGCAGCTGCTTTCCCCAGTTCCCCTGTCACCACCATCTTGCTCACCCTCCTGCCCTTCCTGCCCTGTTTATGCAGCAACCAAAAAGCCCACTGCCTTAGTTCCTTCCCCTGAAATGGGCAGACTGACGGACTGACGCTTGCATCTAAAACGGAGCTCTGATTACACAGGATGATGGAAACGAGAAACCTGAAGTCAGGGCTGCAAACCCTCTTAGAGGCGGCGGGTACCATCCCAGTCGTCACTATTACCTTTCTTCTGGGGGCTGGGGGTCTCGGGCGGGGCATCAGGAgcctgggggagaggagagaagggaggtgggGGACACGGCCCTGGTCCCGGGCACCCTGGAGAGAGGGCTAGCCCTGCTTCTGTCCCAGGGCTCTGCCCTTGTGCTCAGAAGGCGTCACCACCTCTCTGGTGTCTTTCCAAATTGCTCTGTTCCTGCAGCCGCGGCTCCTGCCTTACCTGTCCCCTACCAGGGACCTGTCATATCCCATGGCCTGGCAAGCGGCGAGGAAGCTCCAAGCCTCAGGACCAGGTTTGTTCTGGAGGCCGCCAAGTCGGGAGGGGACATCGTGGGCGCTAAACCGGGCCCGGGGGCCACAGGGGGCAACAGGACGGTTCCGCCCCCCGCTGCGCCCCAGGGACGGGGTGGgacggggtggggcggggtggggcgggggagtggCTCGGCGGTGGGGCTGCCTGGCCCAGGGGAGGGGCAGCTCCCGGGAGATGCCCGGGCGGAGCCCTGGCGCTGCCCGCGTCCTCGGCGGGACCCCGCGCAGCCCCTCGGCCCAGGGCGCGCCGCGCCGCCCCACTTCCGCCAACCTTGAGAGGGCACGGCGGGAGGGCGGGATGGCGGGCCGCACGTACCTGGGCGGGCGCCAGCTGCAGGAGCGCGGCGAGCAGCAGGCGGCGGAGCAGGGGGCTCATGGTGCCCGCGGGGGCCGCGCGCCGGGGGCGCCCGCATCGCCCTAGCCCGGcggcgcggggggcggcggcAGCCACAGCCCCATGGCGCGGGCCcgggcgcggcgggcggggggccgggcgcgggGGGCGGCTCCTCCGCGGCCCCCTCCCGAGCCCTGGGCGCAGGCAGCGCAGCGCAGCGCCGCGGCGGCCGGAGGAGCCGGGCGGGCGggtggccggcggcggcgggcggcggcggggacggcgggggcggcggggggccgggccggggctgGCGGGCGGGCGGCTCATGTGACCCAGACTCGCGTTCCCCACcgggccgcggggcgggggcggggcgggggctgcggggaAGGGGGGGCGAGGCCGCCGGCGGGGCCCGCCCCCTCTACACACCCCGCGCCCGCCGCAGCAGGGGAAAGGGGACGCACCGCCCAGGGGGCCGGGCTCCCGGGTCGCCGGCGCCAGAACCCGAAGGCGGGGCGCTGCCCCCACGGCGAGGCCCGGCCGGGGGGCGCCAGGCCTGCAGGAGGGAGCCAGACACGAGCTCTGAGATTCACTTTATTGCACGTGTTTGGGGATGTGGGGCGTCCCGGGAGGGAGGCCAGGAGGGCACACCCAGCGGGCGCCAGGCAGGCCAGCCCCTCAGGGGCTGTTGCCCGGGGGCACGATCCCAGGGTCTCGAGGAGCCTCTTGCAGCCTCTGCTGTCGCTCCTGCTGGAGCCTGGCTCTGTTGGCCCTGGAGGAGAGAGCAGCTGGGTGGTTGGAGCAGGCATCCCACAGGGCGGGGCCATGGCAGTAAGGAAAGGACAGGGCAGTGCAGGGACAGACCTGGCCCGGGCCCGCGAGTCGTTGTAGATGGCTGTGATGATTCGGTCCTTTTCATCCATGAAGCTTCGGTGCACCTGCTCCAGCTTCCTGCAAGAAAGGGAGTGGCTATTAACGCTGGTGCACCCAAGTCCCACCCTCCTCCACCACCAGTGCCACCCCAGGACTTCACAGCTTTACATCTGTGGGGAGGGACTGCAGCCTAACGCTGTCTGTGATGGGGGGGTAAGGGGCAGAGTGGGCCAGGGCCTGCCCGGGGTCCAGCAGCTGTGCCTCTGAAGGTGTGGACAGCTCTGGACCTCAGGGTGCTGCTTGCAGGAGACTAGAAAGGGTGGTGCAGCTAAGCCCATCACTGAACTGGGTAGGCTACTGACAGCAGACTTTGGCCCTTGGGCATCTTCGCTGTTGAAAGTCACTGCCCTGGCACATGTGGAAGGAAGAGGGGCGGGGAAACTGCTGCTGGGTGAGTGAGGACAGTTGGGCTGAGGCCCCATTAAAAGGCATTTGTggatccaatggatgtgtcatgatgatgggaacgagtgttgttgggggggggggagagggggggtgggggggtggggttgaatgggacctcacatatatatttttaatgtaatattattacaaagtcaataaaaaataaaaaaattaaaaaataaaataaaaaaataaaaaaaaaggcatttgcgggaagcggacttggcccagtggttagggcgtctgtctaccacatgcgaggtccgcggttcaaaccctgggcctccttgacctgtgtggagctagcccatgcgtagtgctgatgcgtgcaaggagtgccctaccactcaggggtgtcccctgggtaggggagccccacgtgcaaggagtgcgccccataaggagagcggcccagcgcaaaagaaagtgcagcctgccaaagaatggcaccgcacacatggagaactgacacagtaggatgacacaacaaaaagaaacacagattcctgtgccacttacaacaacagaagcggacaaagaagaacacacagcaaacagacacagagaacagacaactggggggggaaggggagagaaaaaaaaaaggcatttgcttggggagcagatgtgcctcaagcagttgagcgcctgcttcccacatggggggtccagggttcagttcccagtgcctcctaaaaaataaaaacaacaggcaaaacaaacaaaaaaaccaacttgggagccgatgtggctcagaggttgagcgccggcttcccacatatgaggtcccaggttcaatccccaactctggtaccacacacacacacaaaatgcatTTGCTTGTTGTTGATGATTTCGGTTGGCTCCAGCGCtccctggcagccagcaccaaaGGTTTACATTCAAATTATGAAAAACTACAAGTGATGGCATTAGCCATCAGTGCCCCTGCCAAGTGCTGCAGAGGCCAGATTTCATGCAGCTCGTAGCTTAAGCATGCAAGGGTGCGAGCCACAAAGTCTCCCTATGCtgggctccccctccctcccacccactgCCCGTCACCCCGGGGAGCGCAGGATGTACCTGAAGGCGGCATAGTGCAAGCCCATGCCTGCCAGCATGAGCAGGAGGCAGTACCCCAGCACCCGCTGGTTGTGTTTGCGCTGCCGCTGCCTCGACTCGGGCCCCTGTGGCCTCATGCCATGGAACTGGGCCCAGTAGTGTGCGTTGGGAGGCTCCCAGGAGCTGCTGGGTGGGGAGCAGGAAGGATAACATGGGGATGAGGCTCCTCGGGAGCCCTGCGGGGCAAGCTGGGGGCAGGACTGCTGTACCTGTAAGCTTGGTGGGCAGGCCTGGGATGGGCTGTGGTTCCTGGAGACTTGGGGGGACTCGCCGAGCGGAGCTGGTGGTCATAGCTGTGGCGGCTTTGCTCATGACTGAGTACACGGTAGGCCTCACTGAGCTCCACAAAGCGGCTGTGCAGGGACGGGTCCCTGGGGTCCCGGTCAGGGTGCAGCTGGGGTGGGGCACGACTCCCCTCATTGCCCTTCCCTTGCTCCTTCTCAGGACCCATTCCCACAATGCCCACCCACAAGGGCTCAAATCACTCCCAGAGGCCAGGCAGTGAACATCACATTCAGTTCAGCTACCCCTCCAGAAGGCCGGAGAGTCAAGAAGCACAGACCCCGTCCCCTGCCCTTGTCCATGCCCTCCCCACCTTCCAGTCCCATCTTGTCAAATGCCCTGGTCCAGGCCTTCTGGATCAGGAGCAGGTGAGCAGGTCAGGAGAACCTAGCCCAGCCCTGGCAAGACCCCTGGCTTCTGCCCCAGCCTTTCCTCCTGCCTGGCCCAAGACTTTTGTCCTCCTGGGGCACCCCCCACTCTCCACCTTGTAGGCAGAGGGACTGTGGCATCAGCCAGGGACGCTCAGGTCTAccccagccccactcctgggaACTTGAGCGACTGCCATCTGGCTCGGATTCCCGTCCCTCCACATAGGGGAACTGGTACCTCTTTGGACTTGGTGAAGAAAGCTCGTTTAACTTCTTCAGTGCTGGCTCCTGGATGTACCCCCAGCAGTTCATAGTAGTTACTGGGGCCAGACCTGTGGTGAGAGGCCCCAGCCTGCAGGATAGCCCCTCCCCTTCGAGTCAGTGGCCAGGAGCTGAGAGGTGTCAAGGCAGACCTATCTCCAAATCATCCCTCCCTTTTGAATGTTTCCAGCATGGTGCAGATCAAAACCCCTTGCTTCAGAAACACCTGGAGAGCTTGTTTAAAAAAGATTCCTGAGCTCCACCTCATTCCTCCAGATCAGAATATCCAGGacagggcccaggaatctgcatttttacagTCCCCATCCCCCCCAGGTGGGTTATGCAATGATGCTTCACAACCACTAGTGATGAGGAAAGTGCGTCGGGTTTGAATGACACCGGGCTCGACTTCCAGATCTGCCACTTGCTGGATGACCTTGAGGGCGTACCCTAATCTCTGAAGGTAAGGGTTACCTGAGACAAGCCGGTAAGGCACCTGGCTCGGAGGAGAGAGACCAGAACCATCTCAGCACCCAGGGCAGGGCCTAGAGCTCGGCAGGTCCTCACAAAAAGCCGGGGCCCCCCGACTCCCGACTCACCGCTGCCCGGCAGCTTCTCCGAGGAGCCGGGCGGGAGGGCTGCGGGGCCACAGACGGCAGAGGCGCAGGGGCGGCAGGGGCGGCAGGGGCGGCATGGAGGCGGGCGAGCTGCTGGGGAAAGAGACCACAGCGGGGCGTGCATTGGGACCGGATGGGGCCAGACAGAAGCCCCCCGGGAGCAGAAGGAAGGGATCTGGTCTCGTTTTCTGAAGAAGGAAAAACGAAGGGGCGGGTGGAGCCCCCTTGCTCAGGACCTGTCCCCGTCTCTGACTCGGGTGTCCTAGACCCTTCCCCTTGCTGGCCTTAGTGTCCCGGAACACCGAGACCCCCGACCCACCCCGGGAGCTTGGGGGAGGCTGGACCAGGGAGGAGCTTCAGCCAAGCCCCGCCCCCGTGCACTCACAGCCTTCGCGGCGGCCGCCATTTCCTGCGCTcatccaggccccgcccccgtaTCCTCATTGGCTCAGACACACCGACCGAGCAAATATAACCTGAAGATGCGGAAGTGCGGGAAAGCCCCGCCCCCGCACGCCCATTGGCCTTTGACTCCTCGGGCCCGCCCACGGAGCCGCACCCCCGGCGCTCGTGGGAAGAGTGCGGGACCGAGCACGGGGCCAGTGTGACCCTGGGTGAGGCTTTGCCCCTAGACCGACCCCGCGGCGGCCCCACAGTGTCCCGGGCGTCACCGGGGCCTGACGAGGTGCGCATGGCCCTCAGCCCCCGCCTGCAGAGGCgctgggtttttgttttctttcatttgccCTGACTCCCCCGCCCTCCCAGGGCTCTCTCAGCGGTGCCTCTCGATCTCACGCAAATAGTAGATGCCAGCGGAATTCACGATTAAAGTTCTTTATTGTCTTCAGAGCGGCGGTGATTGGGTGGGGGACCCTGGGGCGACTGAGGCTGGACATCCCTGGACTCGGTTGTAGAGGAGGACAGCGCCTTTGGCTGAGGGGCAGAGCTCGGCCCAGATCTGGGTCTCCTGCAGCCGCCATACGTTCTGGGAGGAGACAGTAGTGAAGGCCACTGAGGCAGGGAGACAGGCATCGGCCTGAGCCAGAGCCCTGAGCACTGTATCCTCCCTAGGGAGGCATGTTAGGCGGTACGGCAGGTCCCCGGCCCTCCCTTGGCCAAGGGCATTCCCACATGAGGACTTGTGACTCTGGAGGAAAGCACTCTCAGACCTGGGGGTCTGGCCCAGCCCCCCAGGGGCACACCAAGCCTCTCTgcaggccctgagcctgagcCTGGGCCTGGGCTGGCCCAGGCAAAACACAGCCAACCCGCACCTGTGTTTCCACAAAGATGATGCCTGTGGACTCGTGGGCCTCGGGTCCCCCATTCAAGTAGTGCTTCCTCACCTGCTCAGAAGTCAGGCTGCACCTGGAAAAGGATAAGGGGTGTCTCAGCCCTGCCTCACAGCCACCCACCTACCCCAGGACCCAGGATCCTGTGCCCCAGAGCCCACTCACTGGACGAAGAACTCGGCACTGGCACGACCGGCACTGGTCTCATTGCAGGCGATGCCCAACAGCAGGGGCTGACTCAAGGTGGGAAGCGGCAGGTTCACCTGGGGCCAGGGGTCCCACTTGTCAGTATCCACTGTCCCCCACCCTCTTGATGGAGGGCAGCCCCTTACCCTTGCGCAGCCAAAACTCAGTCCTGCGTAGATTTGGGGCCTGTTCCTAATACAGACTAGAAAAACTGAAGAATTTGCCCAGGGTCACCCAAGGGAAGCTGGTTTAATAACTGGGATTCCTATTTACTCCTCTTTCAACAAGGCTAGGCAGTAGGCAAGACATTTATCATTGTTCCCATTGTATAGAAGATgaaatggaggcacagaaaaAGGAGGGATAGGATTCCAATCCAAGTGTGCTCATTGCAAAGCCAAGCTCTTCCTCTGATGCCAACCAGATGCCTGCAGACCCTCCTGCCAGCCCAGACCTATGGAATTCTGGCATTTTCTATCCCCTCCCTTCATGCCCATCACCCTACCTGGGCTGCCCCTCACTCACCTCATCACAGATCTCCTGCAGGACACTGGAGAAGAGCTCCCGCACCACCAGCTCCCCAGGGAGGTCCTCATGCTGGGGTCTGTCACCAGGGCACACGGCCTGTGAGAGGTCAGGCTCAGACCCTGCTCCCCACCTCTTACCACCCTGTCCTGCTGGTACTTGCTGGCCTTGAGTGCCTGGAGTGGCATGGTGTAAGAATCTCGGTCTTCTCCTGCCTCAGGCCCCCTTTTCCAGATGGACAACCAAAGGCTCCACTCGGAAGGGGCCACACAGGGAGTTGGGGGTAAGGTAGAGTGTCTGCTTCCTCGGCTTCTCCCCACCCATATTCTCCAGCTCCCCACAGGTCTGGGGCAGGGGTCAGTGGGGAGACTGAGTGGCTGTCCCAAGCAGAGCCGCTCAGAGAAGTATCAGGCCAGTTCTTCTTTTCCTTGCATGTGCCTCCCTCCATCCTGCCAGGACAGGCTTTATTGCCCCTTTAAGGGGAGAGCAAACAaaagctgggagggcttggagcTCCAGATCTCTGGAGCTGTCTTGGTCTTTGGGACCAGCTGAGTGCTCACCTGAGGCTCAGGGTGCCCCCCAGGCACGTCCACCAGCCCAGGGGCCTCAGCCACCTGCCCAGAGCGGCGCAGGAAGACGAGGAAGCCATCTGCGGTAGCCAATGCAGCACCCACGCCCAGTGGGTCTGCCAGGTAGGCTTGCCTGTCACCCCAGTCAGTAGCCCCCTGCTGTCGCAACCAGGCAGCGGAACTCGCCCAGTTGGTGCCCAGGAAGTCTCGGTAGGAAGTGAGGCCCAGACACAGCAGTAGTTCTGGACCTGGACAGTCACTGGGTGCCAGGGCGGCAGAGTGCAGACGGAACTTGGGGGCGTCAAAGAGCCAGGGCTGGGCCTGTAGCCGAGTCTCCCAGATGGCAGCGATGTCCTTGTCCCCTCCTGGCAGTGGGTGACGGTCGTAGGCTGGGCTCAGCTCCGCCCTCACCTGCTCTTCGGGAAGCCCACCCAGGGGGCACTGCAACAACAGGGACACTTCGGGGTCCATGGTGTGAACAGGGCGGCTCTAGGGGAGGACAGAGCCGGGCCTGTCACCTCCAGGGCTGGGCCTGGCAGCAGGCCCCCTCTGCCACAGTTCTCCGAGGGCACCCCCAACCTCCCGATCACTCCTTGGGCATCCCTGCCAGAGCCCAGCTGGGTACCCGGGACCCCTGCTGGCAGGCGTCCCTGGGACTTCCGGGAACCCCTACATCCctgaggtcctgggtccagtcTCCCCCAAATGCGTGTGTCCCCCAAACCTAGGGCCCTGCCTCCAAGCCGTGACGCGCCGGCAGCCCCTCCCAGGTCCGGAAGGCGTCCGCCCTGCAGTCACGCGCAGACTCGGCCCACAGGCTCCGCCCCCTTCCCGGAGCGGAAGTGCCCGCCCCCTACCTCTGAGGCCTCTCATTGGCCAGGTGATCTGGTCCCCACGGGGGTCAGACGACTGGCCTGGGGGAGTCGGTGAGCCTGTGAGTTTGGGGTCCGCCTCACCGCTGTTTGTGTCCGTTTGTCCAGGCCTTCCGCCCTACTAGCCCGGACGCCAGCTCCACCACCCCAAGCCGGCGTGGGCGCTCTAGGGCGCGGGGACTTGGCTTTCGTGGGCGCCGAGGCTGGCGCACACTTGATCTTAGGCAAGTCTTGCCTAATGACCCTTAGTTTCCTTACCTGCACCGGGGAGGTGCGGAGTTGGGAAGTAAATTTAGTGAACTGAAAGCCCCACTTTCTGAGCAGGGTAGGGACGTGGGAGAGTCCTGAAAGCAGCCCCCACATGTCACTATTCCCCACAGGCCTTGGCCATGAACGTCtctggaagagggaggcaggaagcaGCAGGACCCAGGGGGAGAAGGGCTCCCAGACCTCAAGAACAGGTGCGCgcct
Coding sequences:
- the LOC139439789 gene encoding translation initiation factor IF-2, with translation MPQGAGSHASRGGAPGFGAAGGPEKGGAAELVPAEGGATRLGAEPGPVRGRIWRLEEELGQVEGGASGSETKGEGAQVLGVGLQPVSGGAAVPEKGSSSGEGGAPGPGAEPRALKGGAKEPSDGLGSGSGPGRPRGGGLRGGRAWGRGRPRTPPGEVVWVERARPPDTGPVWVPRRPPRAQSWGGAPGGGAEPGWGVPPEDRGSPEPTSGDVWVPRGRPPAAAAEVWVCWAGGSWVWREWGRPVGASSVPPERVWTLRKGTGGN
- the VEGFB gene encoding vascular endothelial growth factor B isoform X2 — encoded protein: MSRPPASPGPAPRRPRRPRRRPPPPATRPPGSSGRRGAALRCLRPGLGRGPRRSRPPRPAPRPPRPGPRHGAVAAAAPRAAGLGRCGRPRRAAPAGTMSPLLRRLLLAALLQLAPAQAPDAPPETPSPQKKVVSWIDVYTRATCQPREVVVPLTVELVGTMAKQLVPSCVTVNRCGGCCPDDGLECVPTGQHQVRMQILMIRYPSSQLGEMSLEEHSQCECRPKKKESAVKPDSLRPLCPRCSQRRQRPDPRTCRCRCRRRSFLHCQGRGLELNPDTCRCRKLRR
- the VEGFB gene encoding vascular endothelial growth factor B isoform X1, which translates into the protein MSRPPASPGPAPRRPRRPRRRPPPPATRPPGSSGRRGAALRCLRPGLGRGPRRSRPPRPAPRPPRPGPRHGAVAAAAPRAAGLGRCGRPRRAAPAGTMSPLLRRLLLAALLQLAPAQAPDAPPETPSPQKKVVSWIDVYTRATCQPREVVVPLTVELVGTMAKQLVPSCVTVNRCGGCCPDDGLECVPTGQHQVRMQILMIRYPSSQLGEMSLEEHSQCECRPKKKESAVKPDRVSTPHHRPQPRSVPGWDSVPGAPSPADITHPTPASGPSAHAAPSAASALTPGPAAVAVDAAASSIAKGGA
- the DNAJC4 gene encoding dnaJ homolog subfamily C member 4 isoform X3 — protein: MRTSSGPGDARDTVGPPRGRSRGKASPRVTLAPCSVPHSSHERRGCGSVGGPEESKANGRAGAGLSRTSASSGYICSVGVSEPMRIRGRGLDERRKWRPPRRLSSPASMPPLPPLPPLRLCRLWPRSPPARLLGEAAGQRSGPSNYYELLGVHPGASTEEVKRAFFTKSKELHPDRDPRDPSLHSRFVELSEAYRVLSHEQSRHSYDHQLRSASPPKSPGTTAHPRPAHQAYSSWEPPNAHYWAQFHGMRPQGPESRQRQRKHNQRVLGYCLLLMLAGMGLHYAAFRKLEQVHRSFMDEKDRIITAIYNDSRARARANRARLQQERQQRLQEAPRDPGIVPPGNSP
- the DNAJC4 gene encoding dnaJ homolog subfamily C member 4 isoform X2: MRTSSGPGDARDTVGPPRGRSRGKASPRVTLAPCSVPHSSHERRGCGSVGGPEESKANGRAGAGLSRTSASSGYICSVGVSEPMRIRGRGLDERRKWRPPRRLSPASMPPLPPLPPLRLCRLWPRSPPARLLGEAAGQRSGPSNYYELLGVHPGASTEEVKRAFFTKSKELHPDRDPRDPSLHSRFVELSEAYRVLSHEQSRHSYDHQLRSASPPKSPGTTAHPRPAHQAYSSSWEPPNAHYWAQFHGMRPQGPESRQRQRKHNQRVLGYCLLLMLAGMGLHYAAFRKLEQVHRSFMDEKDRIITAIYNDSRARARANRARLQQERQQRLQEAPRDPGIVPPGNSP
- the DNAJC4 gene encoding dnaJ homolog subfamily C member 4 isoform X4: MPPLPPLPPLRLCRLWPRSPPARLLGEAAGQRSGPSNYYELLGVHPGASTEEVKRAFFTKSKELHPDRDPRDPSLHSRFVELSEAYRVLSHEQSRHSYDHQLRSASPPKSPGTTAHPRPAHQAYSSSWEPPNAHYWAQFHGMRPQGPESRQRQRKHNQRVLGYCLLLMLAGMGLHYAAFRKLEQVHRSFMDEKDRIITAIYNDSRARARANRARLQQERQQRLQEAPRDPGIVPPGNSP
- the DNAJC4 gene encoding dnaJ homolog subfamily C member 4 isoform X1 gives rise to the protein MRTSSGPGDARDTVGPPRGRSRGKASPRVTLAPCSVPHSSHERRGCGSVGGPEESKANGRAGAGLSRTSASSGYICSVGVSEPMRIRGRGLDERRKWRPPRRLSSPASMPPLPPLPPLRLCRLWPRSPPARLLGEAAGQRSGPSNYYELLGVHPGASTEEVKRAFFTKSKELHPDRDPRDPSLHSRFVELSEAYRVLSHEQSRHSYDHQLRSASPPKSPGTTAHPRPAHQAYSSSWEPPNAHYWAQFHGMRPQGPESRQRQRKHNQRVLGYCLLLMLAGMGLHYAAFRKLEQVHRSFMDEKDRIITAIYNDSRARARANRARLQQERQQRLQEAPRDPGIVPPGNSP
- the NUDT22 gene encoding uridine diphosphate glucose pyrophosphatase NUDT22; translation: MDPEVSLLLQCPLGGLPEEQVRAELSPAYDRHPLPGGDKDIAAIWETRLQAQPWLFDAPKFRLHSAALAPSDCPGPELLLCLGLTSYRDFLGTNWASSAAWLRQQGATDWGDRQAYLADPLGVGAALATADGFLVFLRRSGQVAEAPGLVDVPGGHPEPQAVCPGDRPQHEDLPGELVVRELFSSVLQEICDEVNLPLPTLSQPLLLGIACNETSAGRASAEFFVQCSLTSEQVRKHYLNGGPEAHESTGIIFVETQNVWRLQETQIWAELCPSAKGAVLLYNRVQGCPASVAPGSPTQSPPL